The following are from one region of the Pectobacterium actinidiae genome:
- a CDS encoding glycine betaine ABC transporter substrate-binding protein: MRNILSAVGVGGLLLMTTSVLAVEKHPDEVRVAYSGGSQVLVLAKADGSLQKALGAPVKWVQFASGADALNYFASNAIDIANFGSSPATAGIVRKLPVEIVGVSGVIATYERLIAKSGITTLKDIEGKRVAYPPNSTAQYALEAAIAVNKLDRSKITLIPLRPAEMVAAWKRGDIDAGYVWAPFAQELEASAGHAIFATKDLQKDGYLIYNNYVVRKAFAQQYPETVARFLRVHQQKVDEFRQDPEKAAAIVAKEVGAPVTTATNTLSGLEYPTLEQQATAQWLGDGNHTDQSGIGQAAARTAHFLESIGEVRQRDIPASFADSINSSYLKQAAKGN; encoded by the coding sequence ATGAGAAATATATTGAGTGCAGTGGGTGTCGGTGGGTTGTTATTAATGACGACATCCGTGCTGGCGGTGGAAAAACATCCTGATGAAGTTCGTGTGGCCTACAGCGGCGGCTCACAGGTATTGGTATTAGCTAAAGCCGACGGTTCGCTACAAAAAGCGCTGGGCGCGCCGGTAAAGTGGGTGCAGTTTGCTTCCGGTGCTGATGCGCTGAATTATTTCGCCAGTAATGCGATAGATATCGCCAACTTTGGTTCCAGCCCGGCGACAGCTGGTATTGTCAGAAAACTTCCGGTGGAGATTGTTGGCGTATCTGGCGTGATCGCTACTTATGAGCGGCTGATTGCCAAATCTGGCATCACCACGCTGAAAGATATCGAAGGTAAGCGCGTCGCTTATCCGCCAAATTCAACGGCGCAGTACGCGCTGGAAGCGGCCATCGCGGTGAATAAACTCGACCGCAGCAAAATTACCCTCATTCCGCTACGTCCGGCTGAGATGGTGGCCGCATGGAAGCGCGGCGATATCGATGCAGGCTACGTCTGGGCACCGTTCGCACAAGAGCTGGAAGCTTCCGCTGGACACGCTATTTTTGCGACCAAAGATCTGCAAAAAGATGGCTACCTGATTTACAACAACTATGTGGTCAGAAAGGCCTTTGCCCAACAGTATCCAGAAACGGTGGCGCGCTTCCTGCGGGTACACCAGCAGAAAGTTGATGAGTTCCGTCAGGATCCGGAAAAAGCAGCGGCGATTGTAGCAAAAGAGGTGGGAGCGCCGGTCACAACAGCAACCAATACGCTGTCAGGGCTGGAATATCCGACGCTGGAACAGCAGGCGACGGCGCAATGGCTAGGTGATGGTAATCACACGGATCAGAGCGGCATCGGTCAGGCCGCCGCTAGAACGGCGCATTTCCTGGAGAGTATCGGCGAAGTTCGCCAGCGTGATATTCCCGCTTCGTTCGCCGATTCCATTAATTCCTCCTATTTGAAGCAGGCGGCGAAAGGGAATTAA
- a CDS encoding ABC transporter permease yields MKRTSYVLLSITSVAAVLALWQWAGAQQWVDPLLLPPLSDIILTAGELAQDGYRQVSLWEHIAVSVARALSAFSVAIILGVPLGLLMGLSPPIAAVFNPFVQFLRPLPKIALIPLAVVWLGIGEASKFFLIFIATFLSVVVGACAAVERVERSRIRVAQTLGASRRQIFFHVVLPDTLPELFTTVRLAIGIGWTSLIAAEMVAATSGIGWMVMNASAYLRTDIVMLGILLLGGIGYVLDLLLVGAQRVFVPWAGKSS; encoded by the coding sequence GTGAAAAGAACGTCTTATGTGTTATTGAGCATCACGTCCGTGGCGGCGGTGCTCGCCTTGTGGCAGTGGGCGGGGGCGCAGCAGTGGGTAGATCCGCTGCTGCTACCGCCGCTGTCGGATATCATCTTGACCGCCGGAGAGCTGGCGCAGGACGGCTATCGGCAGGTGTCGCTGTGGGAACATATTGCCGTCAGTGTCGCTCGGGCGCTGAGCGCCTTCAGCGTCGCGATTATCCTTGGTGTCCCACTTGGCCTGTTGATGGGACTATCTCCTCCGATTGCTGCCGTTTTTAATCCTTTCGTTCAGTTTCTACGGCCGTTGCCTAAAATCGCACTCATCCCGCTGGCAGTAGTCTGGCTGGGAATTGGTGAGGCATCCAAATTCTTCCTGATCTTTATCGCGACTTTTCTCAGCGTCGTGGTTGGTGCCTGTGCCGCCGTTGAGCGCGTGGAACGTTCCCGTATCCGTGTCGCACAAACGCTCGGGGCTAGCCGTCGACAGATTTTTTTCCATGTCGTGTTGCCCGATACGCTGCCGGAGCTGTTTACCACGGTGCGACTGGCTATTGGTATCGGTTGGACATCCCTCATTGCGGCGGAAATGGTCGCTGCCACCTCGGGCATCGGCTGGATGGTGATGAATGCCAGCGCCTACCTGCGTACCGATATTGTGATGTTGGGCATCTTATTATTAGGCGGTATTGGCTATGTGCTCGATCTGCTGTTGGTCGGCGCACAGCGAGTCTTCGTGCCGTGGGCGGGAAAATCATCATGA
- a CDS encoding ABC transporter ATP-binding protein, with amino-acid sequence MTEHSQPDAPHIVVERVSLTFPSKTGSLTVLDDVSLQIAKGEFVVLLGPSGCGKSTILNMIAGFESADKGRVLCGGEPVRRPEPSRGMVFQQANLFPWLTVLENVTFGPRMQGANKAQLQRNAENYLALVGLEGFQQHYPWQLSGGMKQRVALARAWLPNPEVLLMDEPFGALDAQTRLMMQELLLSAWQKTGTTLLFVTHDVDEALFLADRVLVMSARPGRIAETIPLPFGREREIETLAQHPDYAALKQRILHRVREEARRHLNL; translated from the coding sequence ATGACCGAACATTCTCAGCCTGATGCGCCACACATTGTCGTTGAGCGCGTGAGCCTCACATTTCCGTCAAAAACCGGTTCTCTAACGGTGCTGGATGACGTTTCTCTCCAGATTGCTAAAGGCGAATTTGTGGTGCTGCTGGGCCCTTCCGGCTGCGGCAAATCGACCATTCTCAACATGATTGCTGGTTTTGAATCCGCCGATAAGGGGCGCGTGCTGTGCGGTGGGGAGCCTGTTCGTCGTCCGGAGCCCTCGCGCGGCATGGTATTTCAGCAGGCCAATTTATTCCCGTGGCTCACCGTGCTGGAAAACGTGACGTTTGGCCCACGAATGCAGGGCGCGAATAAAGCCCAGCTTCAGCGTAACGCGGAAAACTATCTTGCCTTGGTTGGGCTGGAAGGGTTCCAGCAGCACTATCCCTGGCAGCTCTCTGGTGGGATGAAACAGCGGGTGGCACTGGCGCGCGCCTGGCTGCCGAACCCCGAGGTGCTGCTGATGGACGAACCGTTTGGTGCGTTGGATGCACAAACCCGTTTGATGATGCAGGAACTGCTGCTATCTGCCTGGCAGAAAACCGGCACCACGCTGTTATTTGTGACGCATGACGTGGACGAAGCGCTGTTTTTAGCCGACCGGGTACTGGTGATGTCCGCACGTCCCGGTCGTATTGCGGAGACGATCCCGCTGCCGTTTGGCCGCGAGAGAGAAATTGAAACCTTGGCACAGCATCCTGACTACGCCGCACTGAAGCAGCGTATTTTACATCGCGTTCGTGAAGAAGCGCGTCGTCACCTCAATCTGTAA
- a CDS encoding D-cysteine desulfhydrase: MHLARFPRLSLGHFPTPLEVLPNLSAYLGGPTIYIKRDDATGLATGGNKTRKLEFLLADAQQQGADVIITQGATQSNHVRQTIAAAAKLGLKTKVLLEKRVEDYGEDYQRSGNVLLDNLLGGEIIDHLPAGTDMQQAMETLAESLRKEGLKPYVIPGGGSSPVGALGYVACAEELLFQSSQQRLRIDHIVHATGSTGTQAGLVTGLVATNSQIPLLGISVRAPKAKQEENVYALAQRTWQLLGIPGELPRSTVQVNSDYVGKGYGIPTEGTLEALRLLAQLEGILLDPVYSGKGMAGLIDLIRQGHFRADENIVFIHTGGSAGLFGYRQLFEQTAAQ; the protein is encoded by the coding sequence ATGCACCTTGCCCGATTCCCCCGTTTATCACTGGGCCATTTTCCCACGCCGCTGGAGGTGTTACCGAACCTGTCCGCCTATCTGGGTGGGCCGACGATTTACATCAAACGTGACGACGCCACAGGGTTGGCGACCGGCGGCAATAAAACCCGCAAGCTGGAGTTCCTGCTTGCGGATGCGCAGCAGCAGGGCGCGGATGTCATCATCACGCAGGGCGCGACGCAGTCTAACCATGTGCGACAAACTATTGCGGCGGCGGCAAAGCTGGGGCTGAAAACCAAGGTACTACTGGAAAAGCGCGTGGAGGACTACGGTGAAGATTATCAGCGCTCCGGTAACGTGCTGCTGGATAACCTGCTTGGCGGTGAAATTATCGATCATCTGCCTGCGGGTACGGATATGCAGCAGGCGATGGAAACGTTAGCAGAATCACTGCGCAAAGAAGGATTGAAGCCTTATGTCATCCCCGGCGGCGGCTCCAGCCCGGTAGGCGCGTTGGGCTATGTTGCCTGTGCGGAAGAGCTGTTATTTCAGTCCAGCCAGCAGCGTCTGCGTATCGATCATATTGTTCACGCGACGGGCAGCACCGGCACGCAGGCAGGATTGGTGACCGGGCTGGTGGCGACGAACAGCCAGATCCCACTATTAGGCATCAGCGTCAGAGCGCCGAAAGCGAAGCAGGAAGAGAATGTTTACGCGTTAGCACAGCGTACCTGGCAACTGCTGGGGATTCCGGGCGAACTGCCGCGCAGCACGGTGCAGGTGAACAGCGACTATGTCGGCAAAGGGTACGGTATTCCAACCGAAGGAACGTTGGAGGCGCTCAGGCTATTGGCACAGTTGGAAGGAATTTTGCTCGATCCGGTCTATTCCGGCAAAGGAATGGCGGGGCTGATCGATCTGATTCGCCAAGGGCATTTTCGCGCCGATGAAAACATTGTTTTCATCCATACCGGCGGTTCGGCGGGGTTGTTTGGCTATCGTCAACTGTTCGAACAAACGGCCGCGCAATGA
- a CDS encoding aspartate/glutamate racemase family protein translates to MSTPLIGVLGGMGPLATVDLLHKIVEETPASRDQDHVPVVAWNVPQIPDRQQALAGTGESPLPTLLHAIRQLNRLSVSHIVVPCNTAHHWFDALTEASDAPLLHIADVTLHALTQADEAKASPRKIGLIATHGTLNAGWYQQRFATQLGAETVVPNEQEMTTLFVPGCYAVKRGELQHGGRLLEQLAAQLVERGAERLVLACTEVPPALEAVLSRWRDISIDPTRALAQACVRIWQQKRKPSIAGRRYCR, encoded by the coding sequence ATGAGTACACCGCTGATTGGCGTGCTGGGCGGGATGGGGCCGCTGGCGACGGTCGATCTGTTGCATAAAATTGTTGAAGAAACGCCCGCCAGTCGCGATCAGGATCATGTGCCGGTGGTGGCCTGGAACGTACCGCAGATTCCCGATCGCCAACAGGCGCTGGCAGGTACTGGTGAATCGCCGCTGCCGACGCTGCTGCATGCTATCCGGCAGCTTAATCGCCTGTCGGTCAGCCACATTGTGGTGCCATGCAATACGGCGCACCATTGGTTTGACGCGTTGACGGAGGCAAGTGATGCACCGCTACTGCATATTGCCGATGTCACGCTGCACGCGCTGACACAGGCAGATGAGGCAAAGGCATCACCGCGTAAAATCGGGCTGATTGCGACTCACGGGACGCTCAATGCCGGATGGTACCAGCAGCGTTTTGCCACGCAGTTAGGTGCGGAAACCGTGGTGCCGAACGAACAGGAAATGACAACGCTCTTCGTGCCGGGGTGCTATGCGGTAAAACGTGGAGAATTACAGCACGGTGGACGGTTGCTGGAGCAGTTAGCGGCACAGCTGGTGGAACGGGGAGCCGAACGTCTGGTGCTGGCCTGCACGGAAGTTCCTCCGGCACTGGAGGCGGTGTTGTCACGCTGGCGGGACATCAGTATCGATCCGACACGCGCGCTGGCGCAGGCCTGCGTTCGTATCTGGCAACAGAAACGAAAGCCGTCCATTGCTGGACGGCGATATTGTAGATAA
- a CDS encoding anaerobic C4-dicarboxylate transporter, which produces MDFIIQLVIVLICLFYGARKGGIALGLLGGIGLVILVFIFKLQPGKPPVDVMLVIIAVVAASATLQASGGLDVMLQIAERMLRRNPKYVSIIAPFVTCILTILCGTGHVVYTILPIIYDVAIKNNIRPERPMAASSIGAQMGIIASPVSVAVVSLVAMLANFTFQGKHLGFLDLLSITIPSTLLGILAIGIFSWFRGKELDKDEDFQKFIADPENKQYVYGDTATLLDRKLPRSNWVAMWIFLATIAAVAILGAVEELRPVFAGKPLSMVLVIQMFMLLSGAIIIIATKTNPSSISKNEVFRSGMIAIVAVYGIAWMAETMFGAHLEEIKSTLGSMVKVYPWAYAIILLIVSKFVNSQAAALAAIVPVALAIGVDPAYIVASAPACYGYYILPTYPSDLAAIQFDRSGTTKIGRFVINHSFILPGLIGVSTSCVFGWVFAAMYGFL; this is translated from the coding sequence ATGGATTTTATCATTCAATTAGTCATTGTCCTGATCTGCCTTTTTTACGGGGCAAGAAAAGGCGGGATCGCGCTGGGTTTATTAGGCGGGATTGGACTTGTTATTCTGGTCTTTATTTTTAAACTACAACCGGGTAAACCGCCCGTTGACGTCATGCTGGTCATCATTGCCGTGGTGGCCGCATCGGCAACGCTTCAGGCATCGGGCGGGCTGGATGTCATGCTACAAATTGCGGAACGTATGCTGCGGCGTAACCCGAAATACGTGTCGATTATCGCGCCGTTTGTTACCTGTATTCTGACCATCCTGTGTGGTACAGGCCATGTGGTGTATACCATTCTGCCGATTATTTATGATGTCGCCATCAAGAATAATATCCGTCCTGAAAGACCGATGGCCGCCAGCTCAATCGGCGCTCAGATGGGGATTATCGCCAGTCCGGTCTCTGTTGCGGTAGTGTCGCTGGTTGCCATGCTGGCTAATTTCACCTTCCAGGGCAAACATCTGGGATTCCTCGATCTGCTGTCTATTACCATTCCCTCTACCCTGCTGGGTATTCTGGCGATTGGGATTTTCAGCTGGTTCCGTGGTAAGGAGCTGGACAAGGATGAAGACTTTCAGAAATTCATCGCCGATCCAGAAAACAAACAGTATGTGTATGGCGATACGGCCACGCTGCTCGACAGAAAACTGCCGCGAAGCAACTGGGTCGCCATGTGGATCTTTTTGGCAACCATCGCAGCGGTAGCGATTCTGGGTGCCGTTGAAGAGCTGCGTCCGGTCTTTGCCGGTAAGCCGCTGTCGATGGTGCTGGTCATTCAGATGTTTATGCTGCTTTCCGGTGCCATCATCATTATCGCGACCAAAACCAATCCGTCTTCGATCTCGAAGAATGAAGTGTTCCGTTCGGGGATGATTGCCATCGTCGCGGTATACGGTATCGCCTGGATGGCGGAAACCATGTTCGGCGCGCATCTGGAAGAGATCAAAAGCACACTCGGCTCAATGGTGAAGGTCTACCCGTGGGCTTACGCCATTATCCTGCTGATTGTGTCCAAGTTCGTTAACTCGCAGGCGGCGGCGCTGGCGGCGATTGTGCCCGTTGCACTAGCCATCGGGGTAGATCCAGCGTATATCGTGGCATCTGCGCCAGCCTGTTATGGTTACTACATTCTGCCAACCTACCCAAGCGATCTGGCGGCTATCCAGTTTGACCGTTCCGGTACCACCAAGATCGGCCGCTTCGTTATCAACCACAGCTTCATTCTGCCGGGCCTGATCGGCGTGAGCACATCCTGTGTCTTTGGCTGGGTGTTCGCTGCAATGTACGGCTTCCTGTAA
- a CDS encoding TolC family outer membrane protein — MLRLSSVYRAAIRSSYAVPLFLTLLYSAPSQALGLMEAWQQALTHDPAFQAAVHARNADSEEKNIGRAGLLPKVTYDYSQSRNDSTVTAGGQQSERDYTSRASSFSLQQPLIDYAAWSRYQQGEASAVLADEQLRDASQQLLVRLFQAYTNVLFSREQIALVQAQQRAYREQYQLNQRLFQQGEGTRTDMLETEARVNLTEAQLIEAQDNLDISLRELETLLGMPVGVDQLAALTPRFTPLSLQPAGYQHWQSLALRHNAQLLALNQSLAVAKYSIERNRAGHLPQVTLVASTRNTQSDTENSYNQKYDTRSIGIRVSVPIFAGGGVSAATRQAKERYQQTAREKDEQTATIQTELRRQFNLVTSSQAKIRAYELTEKSALALVTATQKSVQGGERVNLDVLNAEQQLYGARRDLTEARYTWLTAWLQLRYYAGTLDEQTLRQLAAYFVHT, encoded by the coding sequence ATGCTGCGCCTTTCATCCGTTTATCGCGCGGCGATCCGCTCCAGCTATGCCGTCCCGCTTTTTCTCACGCTGCTCTACAGCGCACCGAGTCAGGCTCTGGGATTAATGGAAGCCTGGCAGCAGGCGCTGACGCACGACCCAGCTTTTCAGGCCGCCGTACATGCGCGTAATGCCGACAGCGAAGAGAAGAACATCGGGCGAGCCGGGCTGCTGCCAAAAGTCACCTATGACTACAGCCAGTCCCGTAACGATTCCACCGTTACAGCAGGTGGCCAGCAGTCTGAGCGGGATTACACCAGCCGCGCTTCCAGCTTTTCCCTGCAACAACCGCTGATCGACTACGCAGCATGGTCGCGCTATCAGCAAGGTGAAGCCAGCGCCGTTCTGGCGGACGAACAACTGCGCGATGCCAGCCAGCAGCTATTAGTACGTCTGTTTCAGGCCTACACCAACGTGCTGTTTAGCCGCGAGCAGATCGCCTTGGTTCAGGCACAACAGCGCGCATATCGCGAGCAATATCAGCTGAATCAACGCCTCTTCCAGCAGGGAGAAGGCACACGCACCGATATGCTGGAAACCGAAGCGCGCGTCAACCTGACGGAAGCACAGCTTATCGAAGCACAGGACAACCTTGATATCAGCCTGCGTGAACTGGAAACGCTGTTGGGGATGCCCGTTGGCGTAGATCAACTTGCAGCGTTAACCCCGCGCTTCACGCCGCTGTCGCTTCAGCCTGCGGGCTATCAGCACTGGCAATCGCTGGCGTTACGCCACAATGCGCAGCTACTGGCGCTGAACCAATCGCTGGCCGTGGCGAAATACAGCATTGAGCGTAATCGGGCGGGTCACCTGCCGCAGGTGACGCTGGTTGCCAGCACCCGTAACACGCAGTCAGACACCGAAAACAGCTACAACCAGAAATACGATACACGGTCGATTGGTATCCGCGTCAGCGTACCGATTTTTGCCGGTGGCGGCGTCTCTGCCGCGACACGTCAGGCAAAGGAGCGCTATCAACAAACCGCGCGGGAAAAAGACGAACAGACGGCGACAATCCAGACGGAATTGCGTCGCCAGTTTAATTTGGTCACCAGCAGCCAAGCGAAAATCCGCGCCTATGAGCTGACAGAAAAGTCGGCGCTGGCACTAGTCACCGCCACACAGAAAAGCGTTCAGGGCGGGGAGCGCGTAAATCTTGACGTGCTAAATGCCGAGCAGCAGCTCTACGGCGCACGGCGCGATCTGACCGAAGCGCGTTATACCTGGCTGACAGCCTGGCTACAGCTGCGTTACTACGCTGGTACGCTCGACGAACAAACGCTACGTCAGTTAGCGGCCTATTTCGTGCATACGTAA
- a CDS encoding HlyD family type I secretion periplasmic adaptor subunit — MSALREVTSQPTTPLPQVADNIATMPLHTDAGRYLKYGLWLVLVGFGGLLLWAGMAPLDKGVALSGRVVVADNRKTVQPVSSGRIASLTVRDGDHVQAGQILATLDQTPAQAQRDNLVTQLQEAHAGEARLLAERDDLSTIVFPAPTEQHSTVTQQIQIAQQQLFISRRAALQQERAAMQAAIIGAKAQSQGSQALLASSQTQFQIISEQLRGLRPLAQEGYIARNRLLDVERQAAQLAGAMAQERNNQVQLQQQVVELEQKIQQRQNEYQKEVRTQLADTQRSIQDLTQRLKTAEYELQHTHIRAPASGTVVGLALHTEGGVVNSGQMLMEIVPDGQPLLIDAQLPIELVDRVSDGLPVELLFSAFNQSTTPRISGVVALIGADQLVEQQTGKPYYALRIHVDEQGKQQLAGLDIRPGMPVEAFIRTGERSLLNYLFKPLSDRLHLALTEE, encoded by the coding sequence ATGTCCGCGTTACGCGAAGTCACATCACAGCCGACAACGCCCCTCCCTCAGGTGGCGGATAATATCGCGACGATGCCGTTACACACCGACGCCGGACGCTATTTGAAGTACGGCCTCTGGCTGGTTCTGGTAGGCTTTGGTGGCCTGCTACTCTGGGCCGGCATGGCACCGCTGGATAAAGGCGTCGCCTTATCCGGCCGGGTCGTCGTTGCGGATAACCGCAAAACCGTGCAGCCCGTCAGTAGCGGACGCATCGCCTCGCTCACCGTACGGGATGGCGACCACGTGCAGGCTGGGCAAATCCTTGCCACGCTGGACCAAACGCCCGCTCAGGCGCAACGCGATAATCTCGTCACGCAGCTTCAGGAAGCGCACGCGGGCGAAGCACGTCTGCTGGCGGAACGCGACGATCTCAGTACGATCGTTTTCCCTGCTCCCACAGAGCAACACAGCACCGTCACGCAACAAATTCAGATCGCCCAGCAGCAGCTTTTCATCAGCCGTCGCGCGGCGCTGCAACAGGAACGCGCAGCGATGCAGGCTGCCATCATCGGGGCAAAAGCGCAGTCGCAGGGTTCACAAGCGCTGCTTGCCAGCAGCCAGACGCAATTCCAGATTATCAGCGAGCAGCTACGCGGGCTGCGTCCGCTGGCGCAGGAAGGCTACATCGCCCGTAATCGCCTGCTGGACGTCGAGCGGCAGGCCGCCCAGTTGGCGGGCGCGATGGCACAGGAACGCAATAATCAGGTACAGCTCCAGCAGCAGGTCGTCGAACTGGAACAAAAGATCCAGCAGCGCCAGAACGAATACCAGAAAGAGGTGCGAACCCAGCTCGCCGATACCCAACGTTCCATTCAGGATCTCACCCAACGGTTGAAAACGGCAGAGTATGAACTCCAGCACACGCACATTCGCGCCCCCGCTAGCGGCACGGTCGTTGGGTTGGCGTTGCACACCGAAGGCGGCGTGGTCAATAGCGGGCAGATGCTGATGGAAATTGTTCCTGATGGGCAACCGCTACTGATTGACGCACAGCTGCCTATCGAACTGGTAGACAGAGTCAGCGACGGGCTCCCCGTCGAGCTGCTGTTTTCTGCGTTCAATCAAAGCACCACGCCGCGTATTTCCGGCGTCGTCGCACTCATCGGCGCCGATCAGTTAGTCGAGCAACAGACGGGAAAACCTTATTACGCCTTACGTATTCACGTCGATGAACAAGGTAAGCAGCAACTCGCCGGGCTGGACATTCGTCCCGGTATGCCGGTGGAAGCCTTCATTCGTACCGGTGAACGCTCCCTGCTCAACTACCTGTTCAAACCGCTTTCCGACCGCCTGCATCTGGCGCTGACCGAGGAGTAA